Proteins co-encoded in one Hymenobacter swuensis DY53 genomic window:
- a CDS encoding M20 metallopeptidase family protein — protein sequence MLHLIPRIKTLAAEAAADTVALRQHLHAHPELSFQEHDTAAFVTEQLRQLGLTPQPIAGTGVVALIEGRNPGRRTVALRADMDALPITEQNEVAYKSTNPGVMHACGHDVHTASLLGVARILVALKEEFDGSVKLMFQPGEELLPGGASLMIAEGVLENPRPASVLGQHVFPRLPAGKVGLRAGRYMASTDELYLTVRGKGGHGAMPEQNVDPVLVAAHIIVAAQQIVSRRANPKLPSVLSFGKVIAQGATNVIPNEVLLEGTFRTLNEEWRNEAHEHLRRLCEGLAESMGATCELEIRRGYPYLENEPALTARTEQAAVEYLGRENVVELDQWMAAEDFAYFSQAASACFYRLGTAAADGSGRFTSSVHTPTFDIDAQALETGPGLMAWLTLRELGEE from the coding sequence ATGCTGCATCTGATACCGCGCATCAAGACTCTGGCCGCCGAGGCCGCCGCCGATACCGTGGCCCTGCGCCAGCACCTGCACGCCCACCCTGAGCTGTCGTTTCAGGAGCACGACACGGCCGCTTTCGTGACGGAGCAGCTGCGTCAGCTGGGCCTCACGCCCCAGCCTATTGCCGGCACCGGCGTAGTGGCCCTCATCGAAGGCCGCAACCCCGGCCGGCGTACTGTGGCTTTGCGCGCCGATATGGACGCGCTGCCCATCACGGAGCAGAACGAGGTAGCCTACAAATCCACGAACCCCGGCGTGATGCACGCCTGCGGCCACGACGTGCACACGGCCAGCCTGTTGGGCGTGGCCCGCATTCTGGTAGCCTTGAAGGAGGAGTTTGACGGCTCAGTGAAGCTCATGTTCCAACCTGGCGAAGAACTGCTGCCCGGTGGAGCTTCCCTGATGATTGCCGAAGGCGTACTGGAAAACCCCAGGCCGGCCAGCGTGCTGGGCCAGCACGTATTCCCGCGTCTGCCGGCCGGCAAGGTGGGCCTGCGCGCCGGCCGCTATATGGCCAGCACCGACGAGCTGTACCTGACCGTGCGTGGCAAAGGCGGCCACGGCGCCATGCCCGAGCAGAACGTCGACCCTGTACTGGTGGCCGCGCATATCATTGTGGCGGCCCAGCAGATTGTGAGCCGGCGTGCCAACCCCAAGCTGCCGTCGGTGCTGTCGTTCGGGAAAGTCATTGCCCAGGGCGCTACCAATGTCATTCCGAACGAGGTGCTGCTGGAAGGCACCTTCCGAACTTTGAATGAGGAGTGGCGTAACGAGGCCCACGAGCACCTGCGCCGCCTCTGCGAAGGTCTGGCCGAAAGCATGGGTGCTACCTGCGAGCTAGAAATCCGGCGCGGCTACCCGTACCTGGAAAACGAGCCCGCCCTTACCGCCCGCACCGAGCAGGCCGCCGTGGAATACCTGGGCCGCGAAAACGTGGTGGAGCTGGACCAGTGGATGGCCGCCGAGGATTTCGCCTACTTCAGCCAGGCCGCCAGCGCCTGCTTCTATCGCCTGGGCACCGCCGCCGCCGATGGCAGCGGCCGGTTCACTTCCTCGGTTCACACGCCCACCTTTGATATCGATGCCCAAGCCCTGGAAACCGGCCCCGGCCTGATGGCCTGGCTGACGTTGCGCGAGTTAGGGGAGGAATAG
- a CDS encoding Do family serine endopeptidase: MQAKQMMLGLFGSAILGGGVAVGGYKLLEPERALSPQAIAADPNVRYTSELRNSTYTVPEGLNFTAAAASVTPAVVHVMTEYAPKASQNDAARMDPFLRQFFGDELEQYHGRGRQQGPQQGSGSGVIIAANGYIVTNNHVIEKADKIEVVMDDKRKYKATLVGTDPNTDLALLKVEADNLPFIRYGNSDNVKVGEWVLAVGNPFNLNSTVTAGIISAKGRNINILRREDGMGVESFLQTDAVVNPGNSGGALVNLNGDLIGINSAIASQTGSFVGYSFAVPSSIVSKVIDDLLKYKVVQRALLGVQIREVDAQLASEKKLKSLNGVYVMGAGKTSSAAQAGIEEGDIITEINGVKVNTSSQLQEQVARFRPGDKIKVTYLRDEKERTATATLRNSTGTTDIIREEVASVVKYEGASLAPVSKQEQSKLDIEGGAKITGIRNSNFRETGIADGFIITRIDKNRVEKPQDVQRYLEAAKETEGALVEGVYPDGRKAYYPIGQAQ, from the coding sequence ATGCAAGCAAAACAAATGATGCTCGGCCTGTTCGGTTCCGCCATTCTCGGTGGTGGCGTGGCGGTAGGTGGGTACAAGCTGCTGGAGCCCGAGCGCGCCCTGTCGCCCCAGGCTATTGCCGCTGACCCCAACGTTCGGTACACCAGTGAGCTGCGCAACAGCACCTACACCGTGCCCGAAGGCCTCAACTTTACGGCCGCTGCGGCATCCGTGACGCCGGCCGTCGTGCACGTTATGACGGAATATGCCCCCAAAGCCAGCCAGAACGACGCGGCCCGGATGGATCCGTTTCTGCGCCAGTTCTTCGGGGATGAGCTGGAACAGTACCACGGCCGAGGCCGGCAGCAAGGGCCCCAGCAGGGCTCCGGCTCGGGTGTTATCATTGCTGCCAACGGCTATATCGTGACCAACAACCACGTCATCGAGAAGGCCGATAAGATTGAGGTGGTGATGGACGACAAACGCAAGTATAAGGCCACGCTCGTCGGCACCGACCCCAACACCGATCTGGCCCTGCTGAAAGTGGAGGCCGATAACCTGCCCTTCATCCGCTACGGCAACTCTGATAATGTAAAAGTAGGAGAGTGGGTACTGGCTGTGGGCAACCCCTTCAACCTGAACTCCACCGTTACGGCCGGCATCATTTCGGCCAAAGGGCGCAACATCAACATCCTGCGCCGCGAGGATGGCATGGGCGTAGAGTCGTTCCTGCAAACCGATGCCGTGGTGAATCCCGGTAACTCGGGCGGGGCGCTGGTGAACCTGAACGGGGATTTGATCGGCATCAACTCGGCTATTGCCTCGCAGACGGGCTCGTTTGTGGGGTACTCTTTTGCCGTGCCCAGTTCCATTGTGAGTAAGGTGATAGACGACCTACTGAAGTACAAAGTGGTGCAACGCGCTCTGCTGGGCGTGCAGATCCGGGAAGTGGATGCCCAACTGGCTTCTGAGAAGAAGCTCAAGAGCCTGAACGGCGTGTACGTAATGGGCGCGGGCAAAACGAGCTCGGCGGCCCAGGCAGGTATTGAGGAAGGTGACATCATTACTGAAATCAACGGCGTGAAGGTGAACACCTCCTCGCAGCTGCAGGAGCAGGTGGCCCGCTTCCGGCCCGGCGACAAAATCAAGGTGACCTACCTGCGCGACGAGAAAGAGCGCACCGCCACGGCCACCCTGCGCAACTCCACCGGCACCACCGATATTATTCGGGAGGAAGTGGCTTCCGTGGTGAAGTACGAAGGTGCTTCGCTGGCCCCGGTGAGTAAGCAGGAGCAGAGCAAGCTGGATATTGAAGGCGGCGCGAAAATCACCGGCATCCGTAACTCCAACTTCCGCGAAACCGGCATTGCCGACGGCTTCATCATCACCCGCATCGACAAGAACCGGGTAGAGAAGCCCCAGGATGTACAGCGCTACCTCGAAGCCGCCAAGGAAACCGAAGGCGCGCTGGTAGAAGGCGTGTACCCCGATGGCCGCAAAGCCTACTACCCCATCGGGCAGGCCCAGTAA
- a CDS encoding Hsp20/alpha crystallin family protein: MATLLYNNRPARAFNSVLSEMLRDTLPTLNEPVKTFVPQADVLEGPAGFELHLLLPGVAKEDVKIDFQDGQLTISGERKAPESADEQAPKFRRVESGYGSFSRTFRLPDTVDVTAIQAELTNGILQLQLPFDSKKVTKHQIEVR; encoded by the coding sequence ATGGCAACTTTGCTGTATAACAACCGTCCTGCGCGCGCTTTCAATTCCGTACTCAGCGAGATGCTGCGCGATACGCTCCCGACCCTCAACGAACCCGTAAAAACCTTCGTGCCCCAGGCCGATGTGCTGGAAGGCCCCGCTGGTTTCGAGCTGCACCTGTTGCTGCCCGGCGTTGCGAAGGAAGACGTGAAAATTGACTTTCAGGACGGTCAGCTTACCATCAGCGGCGAGCGGAAAGCTCCTGAAAGCGCCGACGAGCAGGCCCCGAAATTCCGCCGCGTCGAGTCGGGCTACGGCAGTTTTTCCCGCACCTTCCGCCTCCCCGATACGGTGGACGTCACGGCCATTCAGGCCGAGCTGACCAACGGCATCCTGCAGCTGCAGCTGCCTTTCGACAGCAAGAAGGTCACGAAGCATCAGATTGAGGTGCGCTAA
- a CDS encoding DUF4097 family beta strand repeat-containing protein — MRPTSLFFRRAGRLVFLAGLLSVAGQTGHAQMAIVQPEVATAYYREPDALLAQFTEQGTPDARQGSPGQGAAQGPQEEAQPTPAVEKVRKLSRTFPASATKLYTLDTRYGRVQVNVWNRPEIRTDVDIITRAETEEKAQQLQEMIQVQLQDKDPATGGIVARSRFGAMPRECWSRTKLYEVNYTVWVPKNTPLAVHNTFGEISVTGDLTGATELAIEYGSLRTARLDGPRNTVRVGNAQCAIPYARRATIEASYSKLRLTEGGIVELRNNSSDIDISTVQDLTVHSKYGDVALGTVRNLRGSSGYSKFSIDKISNQLDMKLQYCPNFEVRSTGKNFRQINVDGGYSTILLNFPDGAAFDFDVNTDHGRLLVDKRLVKVESEESSASSSDTQGSFGAVQARNAGNVNIKVRYGNVSFNR, encoded by the coding sequence ATGCGCCCCACTTCGTTGTTTTTTCGTCGGGCCGGGCGGTTGGTATTCCTGGCTGGCTTGCTGAGTGTGGCCGGCCAGACGGGGCATGCCCAGATGGCTATAGTGCAGCCGGAAGTAGCCACTGCCTATTATCGGGAGCCGGATGCATTGCTAGCGCAGTTTACTGAGCAGGGTACGCCCGATGCCCGGCAGGGCAGCCCAGGCCAAGGTGCTGCCCAAGGGCCACAGGAAGAAGCGCAGCCCACGCCAGCCGTCGAGAAAGTCCGGAAGCTCAGCCGTACGTTTCCGGCCAGCGCCACCAAGCTCTACACCCTGGATACCCGCTACGGCCGGGTGCAGGTGAACGTGTGGAACCGCCCCGAAATCCGGACCGACGTGGATATCATTACCCGCGCTGAAACGGAGGAAAAAGCCCAGCAGCTCCAGGAAATGATTCAGGTGCAACTGCAGGACAAGGACCCTGCCACCGGCGGTATTGTAGCCCGCTCGCGCTTTGGGGCCATGCCCCGGGAATGCTGGAGCCGTACCAAGCTCTACGAGGTGAATTATACGGTGTGGGTCCCTAAAAACACGCCGCTGGCCGTGCATAATACCTTCGGTGAAATCAGTGTAACCGGCGACCTGACCGGAGCCACCGAGTTGGCTATTGAGTATGGCAGCCTGCGCACTGCCCGGCTGGATGGCCCGCGCAATACCGTGCGTGTGGGTAACGCGCAGTGCGCCATACCCTACGCTCGACGGGCTACCATTGAGGCCTCGTATTCCAAGCTGCGCCTTACTGAGGGCGGTATTGTGGAACTGCGCAACAACAGTTCAGATATCGATATCAGCACGGTGCAGGACCTGACGGTGCATAGCAAGTACGGCGACGTGGCGTTAGGCACGGTCCGGAACCTGCGTGGCTCCTCCGGCTACTCCAAATTCAGCATTGACAAAATCAGTAATCAGCTGGACATGAAACTGCAGTATTGCCCCAACTTTGAAGTGCGCAGTACGGGTAAAAATTTCCGGCAGATCAACGTGGATGGGGGCTACAGCACCATTCTGTTGAACTTCCCCGATGGGGCGGCTTTTGATTTCGATGTGAATACTGACCACGGCCGACTGCTGGTGGATAAGCGGCTGGTGAAGGTAGAATCGGAGGAAAGCAGCGCCTCCTCCAGTGATACGCAGGGCAGTTTCGGGGCGGTTCAGGCGCGTAATGCCGGTAACGTAAACATCAAAGTGCGCTACGGCAACGTGAGCTTCAACCGATAG
- a CDS encoding membrane lipoprotein lipid attachment site-containing protein produces the protein MRKILFGIGLLAALTACSKKETPPTIDFGPERGITERDASNRSIGPTDPTDWARDETWNEQELGLFKLPLYLNVTSAVTVQPRTFYPNPATIQGGGNFGFYGIPNGAMLKLVFVDRNYQVANELEYGPFSVSDILFHFEFPADKFKPNTTYRVYYVIYSPTQATLYLKGHGDITFGG, from the coding sequence ATGAGAAAAATTCTGTTCGGCATTGGACTTCTGGCCGCTCTCACGGCGTGTTCTAAAAAGGAAACGCCGCCTACTATCGACTTTGGGCCGGAAAGAGGCATTACGGAGCGCGACGCCAGCAACCGCTCCATCGGTCCTACTGACCCCACCGACTGGGCCCGCGACGAAACCTGGAACGAGCAGGAGCTCGGGCTATTCAAGCTGCCATTGTATCTGAACGTCACTTCGGCCGTGACTGTGCAGCCGCGCACCTTCTATCCTAACCCAGCAACTATTCAGGGTGGTGGAAACTTTGGTTTTTACGGCATTCCAAACGGAGCCATGTTGAAGCTGGTCTTCGTTGACAGGAACTATCAGGTGGCTAATGAGCTGGAATATGGCCCCTTCAGCGTTTCAGATATTCTGTTTCACTTTGAGTTTCCTGCCGACAAGTTCAAACCCAATACAACGTATCGTGTGTACTACGTCATTTACAGTCCCACGCAGGCGACCTTATACCTGAAAGGTCACGGTGACATTACATTTGGCGGCTAA
- a CDS encoding RNA polymerase sigma factor, giving the protein MEAFSYTDINAPLVERCRLGDRRAQAEIYKRYSKAMFNASLRITGDYAEAEDVLQESFLSAFRELHSYKGDSSFGSWLKRIVINKSINCLRNRRLQLVPLAEQHDGAAADYDDGLGGLNSEELGWRADVVRRCVQELPDGYRVVLTLYLLEGYDHAEIAGILNITESTSKSQYSRARKKLLELARQHGL; this is encoded by the coding sequence ATGGAGGCATTTTCGTATACCGACATCAACGCGCCGCTGGTCGAGCGGTGCCGCTTAGGTGACCGACGCGCCCAGGCCGAAATCTACAAGCGCTATTCCAAGGCCATGTTCAACGCGTCGTTGCGCATCACCGGCGACTACGCCGAGGCGGAGGACGTGCTGCAGGAGTCGTTCCTGAGTGCTTTCCGCGAGTTGCACAGCTACAAAGGTGACTCCTCGTTCGGTTCCTGGCTTAAGCGCATCGTCATCAACAAAAGCATCAACTGCCTGCGCAACCGGCGTCTGCAGCTGGTGCCCCTGGCCGAACAGCACGACGGGGCCGCCGCCGACTACGACGACGGCCTCGGTGGGCTGAACTCGGAGGAGCTGGGCTGGCGAGCCGACGTGGTGCGCCGCTGCGTACAGGAGTTGCCCGATGGCTACCGCGTGGTGCTCACGCTGTATTTGTTGGAAGGCTACGACCACGCCGAAATTGCCGGTATCCTCAACATCACCGAGTCCACTTCGAAGTCGCAGTACAGCCGGGCCCGGAAAAAGCTTCTGGAGCTGGCCCGCCAGCACGGCCTGTAA
- the amaB gene encoding L-piperidine-6-carboxylate dehydrogenase, protein MKQALEEAAATGTDVQDHDHHGIKQVLHDLGIEAHNAAWSTGLTWGGAQNGNTRTITSTTDGRTIGTVALATAEDYEQVVQKAQEAFKTWRLMPAPKRGEIVRQIGNKLREYKDSLGKLVSYEMGKILQEGLGEVQEMIDICDFAVGLSRQLHGFTMHSERPAHRMYEQYHPLGVVGIISAFNFPVAVWSWNAMLAAVCGDTCIWKPSEKTPLTAVAVQHIIRDVLRENELPEGIFNLIIGDAEIGAKMAADTRVPLVSATGSTRMGKKVGEVVGARLGRALLELGGNNAIILTEHADLGIAIPGIVFGAVGTAGQRCTTTRRLIIHESIFEDVKARLLKIYPNLPIGHPLQEGTLVGPLIDQDAVQSFTKALAAVQAEGGQLLIGGEILSGAGYETGTYVKPALVEARNEYHTVQEETFAPILYLIKYSGGVENAIDTQNGVRQGLSSSIFTVNMREAEAFLSHAGSDCGIANVNIGTSGAEIGGAFGGEKETGGGRESGSDAWRVYMRRQTNTINYSTQLPLAQGIKFDV, encoded by the coding sequence ATGAAACAAGCTCTCGAAGAAGCTGCCGCTACTGGCACCGATGTGCAGGACCACGACCACCACGGTATTAAGCAGGTGTTGCATGACCTGGGTATTGAGGCCCATAACGCTGCCTGGAGCACCGGCCTGACCTGGGGCGGCGCGCAGAACGGCAACACCCGCACCATCACCTCCACCACCGATGGCCGCACCATCGGGACCGTGGCTCTGGCTACTGCCGAGGACTACGAACAGGTGGTACAGAAAGCCCAGGAAGCCTTCAAAACCTGGCGGCTGATGCCGGCTCCTAAACGCGGCGAAATCGTGCGTCAGATCGGCAACAAGCTGCGTGAATACAAGGACTCGCTGGGCAAGCTGGTGAGCTACGAGATGGGCAAAATCCTGCAGGAAGGCCTCGGCGAAGTGCAGGAAATGATTGACATCTGCGACTTTGCGGTGGGCCTCTCGCGGCAGCTGCACGGCTTCACCATGCACTCGGAGCGCCCCGCGCACCGCATGTACGAGCAGTATCACCCACTGGGCGTGGTGGGCATCATTTCGGCCTTCAACTTCCCGGTAGCCGTGTGGAGTTGGAACGCCATGCTGGCCGCCGTCTGCGGTGATACCTGCATTTGGAAGCCCTCCGAAAAAACACCCCTTACGGCCGTAGCCGTGCAGCACATCATCCGGGACGTGCTGCGCGAAAACGAGTTGCCTGAAGGTATCTTCAACCTGATTATCGGTGACGCGGAAATTGGGGCCAAGATGGCGGCTGATACGCGCGTGCCGCTGGTGTCGGCCACGGGTAGCACCCGCATGGGTAAGAAGGTAGGCGAAGTTGTGGGTGCCCGTCTGGGCCGCGCGCTGCTGGAGCTGGGCGGCAACAACGCCATCATCCTCACCGAGCACGCCGATTTGGGCATTGCCATTCCGGGCATCGTGTTCGGGGCCGTGGGCACGGCCGGGCAGCGCTGCACCACCACGCGCCGCCTCATCATCCATGAATCGATTTTCGAGGATGTGAAGGCTCGTCTGCTCAAAATCTACCCCAACCTGCCCATCGGCCACCCGCTGCAGGAAGGCACGCTGGTAGGCCCGCTCATCGACCAGGACGCCGTGCAGAGCTTCACCAAAGCCCTGGCCGCCGTGCAGGCCGAAGGTGGGCAGCTGCTCATCGGTGGGGAAATCCTCAGCGGCGCTGGCTACGAAACCGGCACCTACGTGAAGCCCGCCTTAGTGGAAGCCCGCAACGAATACCACACGGTGCAGGAAGAAACCTTCGCGCCCATCCTGTACCTGATCAAGTACAGCGGCGGCGTGGAAAATGCCATTGACACGCAGAACGGTGTGCGTCAGGGTTTGTCGTCGAGCATCTTTACGGTAAACATGCGCGAGGCCGAAGCCTTCCTCAGCCACGCCGGCTCCGACTGTGGCATTGCCAACGTGAACATCGGCACCAGCGGGGCTGAAATCGGTGGTGCGTTTGGCGGCGAGAAGGAAACCGGCGGCGGCCGCGAATCCGGCTCTGATGCTTGGCGCGTGTATATGCGCCGCCAGACCAACACCATCAACTACAGCACCCAGCTCCCGCTGGCCCAGGGCATCAAGTTCGACGTGTAA